One Elaeis guineensis isolate ETL-2024a chromosome 10, EG11, whole genome shotgun sequence genomic window carries:
- the LOC105036752 gene encoding GATA transcription factor 7 codes for MAVLSLSLQLTEPHEKKTPLSLSTMDQQDMDLYQNLPASGGLPAKGSSAASSTFEDFLPGGLTEGEDVSLEWLSIFVEDCLSSTTNYNSQHLPPPTTITNSPQLQTPTAYSKPPPPQTPKPSFHVLEGPSRYRSKRRKTTPRSRPHDQNYTLHVIPSDPPLLHQTHWLADSELIFPKKEQEDKPSEPALVGGVEGEEEKMGKDGAMVQPRRCTHCLSQKTPQWRAGPLGPKTLCNACGVRFKSGRLLPEYRPAKSPTFVSYKHSNSHKKVMEMRMAILSSHSS; via the exons ATGgcagttctctctctctctctccaactcACTGAACCCCACGAGAAGaaaacccctctctctctctctaccatgGATCAGCAGGACATGGATCTCTACCAGAATCTGCCAGCCTCCGGCGGGCTTCCGGCGAAGGGCTCTTCTGCGGCGAGTTCCACGTTCGAAGACTTCCTTCCCGGGGGGTTAACG GAAGGTGAGGATGTCAGCCTAGAATGGCTATCCATCTTTGTAGAGGACTGCCTCTCTAGCACCACAAACTACAACTCTCAACACCTCCCACCTCCCACCACCATCACTAATAGCCCTCAACTCCAAACCCCAACAGCCTACTCGAAACCCCCACCACCCCAAACTCCAAAACCCTCCTTCCATGTCCTTGAGGGCCCATCCAGGTATAGAAGCAAGAGAAGAAAGACCACCCCAAGGTCCCGCCCACATGACCAGAACTACACCCTCCATGTGATCCCCTCAGACCCACCCCTCCTTCACCAGACCCACTGGCTTGCAGATAGTGAGCTCATCTTTCCCAAAAAGGAGCAAGAGGACAAGCCATCAGAACCAGCCTTGGTAGGAGGAGTggagggagaggaggagaagaTGGGCAAGGATGGGGCCATGGTGCAGCCCAGGAGGTGCACCCACTGCCTGTCCCAGAAGACCCCACAATGGAGGGCAGGGCCTCTGGGCCCCAAAACACTCTGCAATGCATGTGGGGTGAGGTTCAAGTCAGGGAGGCTGCTCCCTGAATATAGGCCAGCAAAAAGCCCTACTTTTGTGAGCTACAAGCACTCCAATTCACACAAGAAGGTCATGGAGATGAGGATGGCCATCCTTTCTTCCCATTCCAGCTGA